A genomic stretch from Kogia breviceps isolate mKogBre1 chromosome 1, mKogBre1 haplotype 1, whole genome shotgun sequence includes:
- the EXTL1 gene encoding exostosin-like 1 isoform X1, whose translation MQAWRRKSLWLALLASWLLVLLGVFPLLRLAVPTRPRAGAPQGWPRWLDAELLESFAKPGELLEDGPQPPQALRGGSCNWGACFDTSKCRGGGLKVFVYPAAGPVSETHRRILASIEGSRYHTLSAAEACLLLLLSPDTPTGECDPVPPQWDGGRNHLVLSLHPAPCPRTFQLGQAMVAGASPPVDTFRPGFDVALPLLPEAHPLRGGAPGLLRQHSPRPGVALLALAEDKGRWHVAGTDFSACPWDGHCEQDRGPKKTHPGAALPNATFCLIPGRSPDALHFLQALQAGCIPVLLSPRWQLPFSEVIDWTKAAIVADERFPLQVLTALQEMPLTRVLALRQQTQFLWDAYFSSVEKVIHTTLEIIQDRIFGASAHPSLLWNSPPGAILALPTFSPSPSDFPFYHLQQGSRPLGRFSALIWGGAPGQPPLKLIQAVAGSQHCAQILVLWSSEKPPPTRWPKTAVPLTVIDGHRKVSDRFFPYSAISTDAILSLDAHSSISTSEVDFAFVVWQSFPERMVGFLTWSHFWDEAWGGWGYTAKRNNEFSMVLTSAAFYHRYYHTLFTHSLPKALRTLVDEAPTCVDVLMNFLVASVTKLPPIKVPYGMWHQEARPPPLEPGGPGLTQEPQPAAQNCINQMAAGFGHMPLVSSRLRLDPVLFKDPVSVLRKKYRSLEKP comes from the exons ATGCAGGCATGGAGACGGAAGTCCCTCTGGCTGGCGCTGTTGGCCTCCTGGCTCCTCGTTCTGCTGGGAGTCTTCCCCCTTCTCCGCCTGGCAGTGCCCACCAGACCCCGGGCAGGAGCCCCCCAGGGCTGGCCCCGCTGGCTGGACGCAGAGCTCCTGGAGAGTTTCGCCAAGCCTGGGGAGCTCCTGGAAGATGGCCCTCAACCTCCTCAAGCCCTCCGTGGTGGCAGCTGCAACTGGGGAGCTTGCTTTGACACCTCGAAATGCAGAGGTGGTGGCCTCAAGGTATTTGTGTACCCAGCGGCTGGACCCGTCTCTGAGACTCACCGCAGGATCCTGGCTTCCATCGAGGGCTCCCGCTACCACACGCTCAGCGCTGCTGaggcctgcctcctcctcctcctcagcccgGACACCCCCACTGGAGAGTGCGACCCGGTGCCCCCGCAATGGGATGGGGGCAGGAACCATCTGGTCCTCAGTCTCCACCCAGCCCCTTGCCCCCGGACCTTCCAGCTGGGACAGGCAATGGTGGCCGGGGCCAGTCCCCCAGTGGACACCTTCCGGCCCGGCTTTGACGTGGCCCTCCCGCTTCTCCCTGAAGCCCACCCGTTGCGAGGTGGGGCACCTGGCCTGCTGCGGCAACACAGCCCCCGACCCGGGGTGGCCCTGCTAGCCCTGGCAGAGGACAAGGGCAGGTGGCACGTGGCAGGCACCGACTTCTCTGCCTGCCCCTGGGATGGGCACTGTGAGCAGGACCGTGGACCCAAGAA GACCCACCCTGGGGCAGCACTACCCAATGCCACCTTCTGCCTCATCCCTGGCCGCAGCCCTGATGCCTTGCACTTCCTTCAAGCCCTGCAG GCTGGCTGCATCCCTGTGCTTCTCAGCCCTCGCTGGCAGCTGCCCTTCTCTGAGGTCATCGATTGGACCAAGGCGGCCATTGTAGCTGACGAGAGGTTCCCACTTCAG GTCCTGACTGCCCTCCAGGAGATGCCCCTCACACGGGTCCTTGCCCTGCGTCAGCAGACCCAGTTTCTATGGGATGCCTACTTCTCCTCAGTGGAGAAGGTCATCCATACCACTCTGGAG ATTATTCAGGACCGGATCTTTGGAGCCTCTGCTCACCCCTCGCTACTGTGGAACAGCCCCCCAGGGGCaatcctggccctgcccactTTCTCCCCAAGCCCCTCGGACTTCCCCTTCTACCACCTACAACAGG GCTCTCGTCCTCTGGGCAGGTTCAGCGCCCTGATTTGGGGGGGGGCTCCAGGCCAGCCTCCCCTGAAGCTCATCCAGGCTGTGGCAGGCTCCCAGCACTGTGCCCAG ATCTTGGTTCTCTGGAGCAGTGAGAAGCCACCCCCAACCAGGTGGCCCAAGACAGCAGTGCCCTTGACAGTCATTGATGGGCACAGGAAG GTCAGTGACCGCTTCTTCCCGTACAGTGCCATCAGCACCGATGCCATCCTCAGCTTGGATGCCCATAGCAGTATTTCCACAAGTGAG GTGGACTTCGCTTTTGTGGTGTGGCAGAGCTTCCCGGAGCGGATGGTCGGCTTTCTGACGTGGAGCCACTTCTGGGATGAAGCCTGGGGTGGCTGGGGCTACACTGCCAAGAGGAACAACGAATTCTCCATGGTTCTCACCTCCGCTGCCTTCTACCATAG GTATTACCACACCCTCTTCACCCACTCCCTGCCCAAGGCTCTGAGGACCCTGGTCGATGAGGCACCCACCTGTGTGGATGTCCTGATGAACTTCCTAGTAGCATCCGTCACCAAGTTGCCCCCTATCAAGGTGCCCTATGGGATGTGGCATCAGGAGGCCAGACCTCCTCCACTG GAGCCTGGGGGTCCAGGGCTCACGCAGGAGCCGCAGCCCGCAGCCCAGAACTGCATCAACCAGATGGCGGCAGGGTTCGGTCACATGCCCCTGGTATCTTCTCGCCTCCGTCTGGACCCAGTGCTCTTCAAGGACCCGGTGTCCGTGCTGCGTAAGAAGTATCGCAGCCTGGAGAAGCCCTAG
- the EXTL1 gene encoding exostosin-like 1 isoform X2, with amino-acid sequence MQAWRRKSLWLALLASWLLVLLGVFPLLRLAVPTRPRAGAPQGWPRWLDAELLESFAKPGELLEDGPQPPQALRGGSCNWGACFDTSKCRGGGLKVFVYPAAGPVSETHRRILASIEGSRYHTLSAAEACLLLLLSPDTPTGECDPVPPQWDGGRNHLVLSLHPAPCPRTFQLGQAMVAGASPPVDTFRPGFDVALPLLPEAHPLRGGAPGLLRQHSPRPGVALLALAEDKGRWHVAGTDFSACPWDGHCEQDRGPKNPRWQLPFSEVIDWTKAAIVADERFPLQVLTALQEMPLTRVLALRQQTQFLWDAYFSSVEKVIHTTLEIIQDRIFGASAHPSLLWNSPPGAILALPTFSPSPSDFPFYHLQQGSRPLGRFSALIWGGAPGQPPLKLIQAVAGSQHCAQILVLWSSEKPPPTRWPKTAVPLTVIDGHRKVSDRFFPYSAISTDAILSLDAHSSISTSEVDFAFVVWQSFPERMVGFLTWSHFWDEAWGGWGYTAKRNNEFSMVLTSAAFYHRYYHTLFTHSLPKALRTLVDEAPTCVDVLMNFLVASVTKLPPIKVPYGMWHQEARPPPLEPGGPGLTQEPQPAAQNCINQMAAGFGHMPLVSSRLRLDPVLFKDPVSVLRKKYRSLEKP; translated from the exons ATGCAGGCATGGAGACGGAAGTCCCTCTGGCTGGCGCTGTTGGCCTCCTGGCTCCTCGTTCTGCTGGGAGTCTTCCCCCTTCTCCGCCTGGCAGTGCCCACCAGACCCCGGGCAGGAGCCCCCCAGGGCTGGCCCCGCTGGCTGGACGCAGAGCTCCTGGAGAGTTTCGCCAAGCCTGGGGAGCTCCTGGAAGATGGCCCTCAACCTCCTCAAGCCCTCCGTGGTGGCAGCTGCAACTGGGGAGCTTGCTTTGACACCTCGAAATGCAGAGGTGGTGGCCTCAAGGTATTTGTGTACCCAGCGGCTGGACCCGTCTCTGAGACTCACCGCAGGATCCTGGCTTCCATCGAGGGCTCCCGCTACCACACGCTCAGCGCTGCTGaggcctgcctcctcctcctcctcagcccgGACACCCCCACTGGAGAGTGCGACCCGGTGCCCCCGCAATGGGATGGGGGCAGGAACCATCTGGTCCTCAGTCTCCACCCAGCCCCTTGCCCCCGGACCTTCCAGCTGGGACAGGCAATGGTGGCCGGGGCCAGTCCCCCAGTGGACACCTTCCGGCCCGGCTTTGACGTGGCCCTCCCGCTTCTCCCTGAAGCCCACCCGTTGCGAGGTGGGGCACCTGGCCTGCTGCGGCAACACAGCCCCCGACCCGGGGTGGCCCTGCTAGCCCTGGCAGAGGACAAGGGCAGGTGGCACGTGGCAGGCACCGACTTCTCTGCCTGCCCCTGGGATGGGCACTGTGAGCAGGACCGTGGACCCAAGAA CCCTCGCTGGCAGCTGCCCTTCTCTGAGGTCATCGATTGGACCAAGGCGGCCATTGTAGCTGACGAGAGGTTCCCACTTCAG GTCCTGACTGCCCTCCAGGAGATGCCCCTCACACGGGTCCTTGCCCTGCGTCAGCAGACCCAGTTTCTATGGGATGCCTACTTCTCCTCAGTGGAGAAGGTCATCCATACCACTCTGGAG ATTATTCAGGACCGGATCTTTGGAGCCTCTGCTCACCCCTCGCTACTGTGGAACAGCCCCCCAGGGGCaatcctggccctgcccactTTCTCCCCAAGCCCCTCGGACTTCCCCTTCTACCACCTACAACAGG GCTCTCGTCCTCTGGGCAGGTTCAGCGCCCTGATTTGGGGGGGGGCTCCAGGCCAGCCTCCCCTGAAGCTCATCCAGGCTGTGGCAGGCTCCCAGCACTGTGCCCAG ATCTTGGTTCTCTGGAGCAGTGAGAAGCCACCCCCAACCAGGTGGCCCAAGACAGCAGTGCCCTTGACAGTCATTGATGGGCACAGGAAG GTCAGTGACCGCTTCTTCCCGTACAGTGCCATCAGCACCGATGCCATCCTCAGCTTGGATGCCCATAGCAGTATTTCCACAAGTGAG GTGGACTTCGCTTTTGTGGTGTGGCAGAGCTTCCCGGAGCGGATGGTCGGCTTTCTGACGTGGAGCCACTTCTGGGATGAAGCCTGGGGTGGCTGGGGCTACACTGCCAAGAGGAACAACGAATTCTCCATGGTTCTCACCTCCGCTGCCTTCTACCATAG GTATTACCACACCCTCTTCACCCACTCCCTGCCCAAGGCTCTGAGGACCCTGGTCGATGAGGCACCCACCTGTGTGGATGTCCTGATGAACTTCCTAGTAGCATCCGTCACCAAGTTGCCCCCTATCAAGGTGCCCTATGGGATGTGGCATCAGGAGGCCAGACCTCCTCCACTG GAGCCTGGGGGTCCAGGGCTCACGCAGGAGCCGCAGCCCGCAGCCCAGAACTGCATCAACCAGATGGCGGCAGGGTTCGGTCACATGCCCCTGGTATCTTCTCGCCTCCGTCTGGACCCAGTGCTCTTCAAGGACCCGGTGTCCGTGCTGCGTAAGAAGTATCGCAGCCTGGAGAAGCCCTAG